The following are from one region of the Primulina eburnea isolate SZY01 chromosome 17, ASM2296580v1, whole genome shotgun sequence genome:
- the LOC140818661 gene encoding pentatricopeptide repeat-containing protein At5g04780, mitochondrial — MNALCLINKPCSRFNLKFHVYISSIASSKLEPSVQEEYHVGICTKSNFVDILQNFIKKCAKQRIILQGKACHAQVVHFGLQADTWTSNMLVNMYSKCGDVGYSRKAFDEMRNRSVVSWNTIIGSYTQNGNGEEALKLFLRMLREISEFSEFALSSVLCACAANLLVFESKELHALSVKVSMLSNTFVSTALLDVYAKCHLIGDAFQLFELMPEKSDVTWSSMMAGFVHNELHEEAFSLFQRVQRSGVEFNMFIISSVLSACAALAALIEGRQVHTVACKSGFWTNVYISSALIDVYAKCGSIKESHLVFVNTEEKSVVLWNTMISGFARHARSLEAMILFEKMQQTLLCPNDVTYVSMLSACAHMGLDDKGRKYFDMLKKDHNLTPNVFHFSCMVDILGRTGHLQEAKDLIEKMPLEATASMWGSLLASCRVYRAVEIAEIAAKKLFQIEPNNAGNHVILSNIYAANGKWQDVASARKLLKSSDAKKERGKSWIEIKDKVHSFMAGESTHPRISEIHSRLDSFLEDVEKRGFKGRVELELHDVEDDCKRELLKHHSEKLAFIFGLMCLPPNVPIRIMKNLRICGDCHEFMKVASSVTNREIIVRDNNRFHHYRDGYCSCGEFW, encoded by the coding sequence ATGAACGCCTTATGTTTGATCAACAAGCCTTGCTCAAGATTTAATCTAAAATTTCACGTATACATTTCATCTATTGCCTCTTCTAAACTTGAGCCTTCAGTCCAAGAAGAGTACCATGTTGGAATTTGTACGAAATCCAACTTTGTTGATATCCTGCAAAACTTTATAAAAAAATGTGCGAAGCAGAGAATAATTCTTCAAGGCAAAGCTTGTCATGCTCAGGTTGTGCACTTCGGCTTGCAAGCAGACACTTGGACCTCGAACATGCTTGTTAACATGTACTCTAAGTGCGGCGATGTGGGTTACTCACGGAAAGCGTTCGATGAAATGCGTAATAGAAGTGTGGTTTCTTGGAACACTATTATTGGGTCGTATACACAAAATGGTAACGGAGAAGAGGCTCTGAAACTCTTTTTGAGGATGTTGAGAGAAATTTCTGAGTTCAGCGAGTTTGCTTTGTCAAGTGTTCTCTGCGCCTGTGCGGCAAACCTTTTAGTGTTTGAAAGCAAGGAATTGCATGCCCTTTCAGTCAAGGTGTCCATGTTATCGAACACATTTGTGAGTACTGCTTTGCTCGATGTTTATGCCAAGTGTCATTTAATTGGTGATGCTTTTCAGTTATTTGAATTGATGCCTGAAAAAAGTGATGTGACTTGGAGTTCAATGATGGCTGGGTTTGTACACAACGAGCTTCATGAAGAGGCTTTTAGTTTGTTTCAAAGGGTACAAAGGTCCGGTGTAGAATTTAATATGTTCATCATTTCATCGGTTCTTAGTGCTTGTGCTGCCTTGGCTGCATTAATAGAAGGGAGGCAAGTACATACGGTAGCATGTAAATCCGGTTTTTGGACAAATGTATACATTTCATCTGCTCTTATAGATGTATATGCTAAATGTGGAAGCATTAAAGAATCTCACCTTGTGTTTGTTAACACAGAAGAGAAAAGTGTTGTGCTATGGAACACAATGATTTCGGGGTTTGCTCGACATGCTAGATCTTTAGAGGCAATGATATTATTCGAGAAAATGCAGCAGACGCTTTTGTGCCCGAATGATGTAACATATGTCTCTATGTTATCTGCCTGTGCGCATATGGGTCTGGATGACAAGGGGCGCAAATATTTTGACATGCTGAAAAAAGATCATAACTTGACACCCAATGTGTTTCACTTCTCATGTATGGTTGATATCCTAGGTAGGACGGGACATCTCCAAGAAGCTAAGGATTTGATCGAAAAAATGCCGCTCGAGGCAACAGCCTCCATGTGGGGCTCTCTTTTAGCGTCTTGTCGGGTTTACCGGGCTGTTGAGATTGCGGAGATTGCTGCAAAGAAATTGTTTCAGATAGAACCAAATAACGCAGGGAATCATGTAATTCTCTCCAACATATATGCTGCAAATGGGAAATGGCAGGACGTTGCATCTGCAAGGAAGCTTCTGAAAAGTAGTGACGCTAAGAAGGAGAGAGGTAAGAGTTGGATTGAAATTAAGGACAAAGTTCACTCATTCATGGCAGGGGAGAGTACTCATCCAAGAATTTCGGAGATTCACTCAAGGCTGGATAGTTTTCTTGAAGATGTGGAGAAACGGGGTTTCAAAGGTCGTGTCGAACTTGAACTGCATGATGTCGAAGATGACTGCAAAAGGGAACTACTGAAACACCATAGCGAGAAGCTAGCCTTTATTTTTGGGCTAATGTGCTTACCTCCAAATGTACCTATAAGAATCATGAAGAACCTTAGGATCTGTGGGGATTGTCACGAGTTTATGAAGGTTGCCTCCAGTGTGACGAATCGGGAGATTATTGTCCGGGATAACAATCGGTTTCACCATTATAGAGATGGATATTGCTCATGTGGAGAATTTTGGTAG
- the LOC140818431 gene encoding LOW QUALITY PROTEIN: probable protein S-acyltransferase 23 (The sequence of the model RefSeq protein was modified relative to this genomic sequence to represent the inferred CDS: deleted 1 base in 1 codon) gives MASSEIEVVTVGNEQKTSEGNTDQEVDIIDVFSASAYGDFFKLRKFVENDGLSVSQPDGNGYFPLQWAALNNFADIAQYIIEHGGNVNAKDNTKLTALHWAAVRASIAAADVLMQNRASVEADDINGYRAVHVAAQYGQTTFLNHIIAKYHADFNVPDNDGRSPLHWAACRGYADTIRLLLFRDAFQGKQDKEGCTPLHWAALRGNVEACSVLVHAGTKEELMVKDKAGNTPLELASDKGHLQITIFLSNARSALSKRGKDRLCSGKRGEVGYAPVLFSAIVANVILFITSVLFAPNLTKVTAFVALWGWGGISLAVGSLFMFVRCSSKDPGYVKTGKATPCISSEDPLLNINLNDSSIWAGNWSQLCPTCKIIRPVRSKHCPTCKRCVEQFDHHCPWISNCVGKRNKRDFFVFLCMGFMTALTGGIVALQRIWTSVPLLQTGETWIRPVLLNNPGIIAFLVMDASILIASATLLSFQSIQIARNITTNELANDIRYGYLCGPDGRFRNPYNHGWWKNCSDFLIHGYTNDDEVAWPSLQQVTR, from the exons ATGGCTTCATCAGAAATCGAAGTCGTCACCGTCGGCAACGAACAAAAAACATCCGAAGGAAACACTGACCAGGAAGTCGACATCATCGACGTTTTCTCAGCTTCAGCATACGGAGACTTCTTCAAGCTCCGGAAATTCGTCGAGAACGACGGACTTTCGGTCTCTCAACCCGACGGAAACGGCTACTTTCCCCTGCAGTGGGCTGCTCTCAACAATTTTGCGGATATTGCTCAGTACATCATTGAA CATGGTGGAAATGTGAATGCCAAGGATAACACCAAGCTGACAGCATTGCATTGGGCCGCTGTTCGAGCTTCTATTGCTGCGGCTGATGTGTTGATGCAAAATCGGGCAAGTGTCGAGGCTGATGATATTAATGGTTACCGG GCAGTTCACGTTGCTGCTCAATATGGGCAGACAACATTCTTGAATCACATTATTGCCAAGTATCATGCTGATTTTAATGTACCTGATAATGATGGAAGAAGCCCTCTTCACTG GGCTGCATGCAGGGGATATGCTGATACTATTAGATTGCTTCTATTTAGAGATGCTTTCCAGGGAAAACAAGATAAAGAAG GTTGTACACCTCTGCACTGGGCAGCTTTGAGAGGAAATGTTGAGGCATGTTCTGTGCTTGTACATGCTGGAACTAAGGAGGAATTAATGGTAAAAGACAAAGCAGGAAACACC CCCCTGGAGCTTGCCTCTGACAAAGGTCATCTGCAAATCACAATTTTCCTT TCAAATGCACGGAGTGCACTGAGCAAGCGTGGGAAAGACAGACTTTGTTCAGGAAAAAGAGGGGAAGTTGGTTACGCACCTGTTCTCTTTTCTGCTATAGTTGCTAACGTGATTCTCTTTATTACCTCAGTCCTTTTTG CTCCTAATCTCACAAAGGTTACTGCTTTTGTTGCACTTTGGGGCTGGGGCGGGATTTCTCTAGCAGTTGGTTCTTTATTTATGTTTGTGCGCTGCAGTAG TAAAGATCCAGGTTATGTAAAAACAGGAAAGGCAACCCCGTGTATTTCATCAGAA GATCCTTTGTTGAACATTAATCTGAATGACAGCTCTATATGGGCAGGGAACTGGTCTCAGCTTTGTCCTACTTGCAAG ATAATAAGGCCTGTTCGCTCAAAGCATTGTCCTACATGTAAGCGCTGTGTGGAGCAGTTTGACCATCACTGTCCCTGGATCTCAAATTGTGTGGGGAAG AGGAATAAGCGGGACTTTTTCGTGTTTCTCTGCATGGGGTTTATGACAGCATTGACTGGTGGAATAGTTGCTCTACAAA GAATTTGGACATCAGTACCACTCTTGCAAACTGGGGAAACGTGGATTAGGCCCGTGCTTTTAAATAATCCAGGCATTATTGCTTTCTTGGTCATGGATGCGAGTATCTTAATTGCTTCTGCAACTTTACTATCTTTTCAGTCTATACAG ATTGCTCGGAATATCACCACCAATGAATTAGCCAATGATATACGCTATGGTTATCTGTGTGGCCCGGATGGGCGGTTTCGCAACCCATATAATCATGGTTGGTGGAAGAATTGCTCAGATTTTCTCATACATGGCTACACAAACGATGATGAGGTTGCTTGGCCTTCCCTACAGCAGGTTACTAGGTAG
- the LOC140818680 gene encoding uncharacterized protein, protein MASTRSEAKIDGMEKTLMGMQDHMMQVQGRLDKIDSAVGGLLGLREMMEQIIKAQGGAAAACSEGGEQHGIGGDMLGKDESVRQEGRREEGEEVKLALKKIDLPGFEGEDPLGWLGRMEQYFEVHETPAGCKLKLAYICMQGTTVHWFRWMKVRIPNMGWDRFAEELIKRYSGYDANPFELMASLSQGQQSIDAYIERFEVLVAQLGDVQEDQCLGYFLSGLREEIRRKMIVHSPRTVDRAMMLARGLEEELYGTAVDRGRNKVGSGLGHTQKSVTNMGWANPYPVHDRDRNKNLSGPNVNMGSAGQGEQRMRNPISQQAYGSGPRGVPGGSSGGDRGGMAARVPPYQKNRDGRVVSHQEFLHRREKGLCFKCGEPYHPMHRCVNKSLRVTILAEEEGDEGEWGQAESVEHKDEVTREAGEEREPEVEYNTLELPLYSVNGINHPQTLKMKAKVAEREVIAMVDSGASHNFISRKLITELGLEWDRSVFFGVCLGDGCRVACQGVCRGLEVDMGQCRIQIEGYLFDLGGVDLILGVDWLRTLGDVLINWGKMEMRFSCNEQTVILKGDPSLSRSLISLKGISKVSEVEFCGAILVKWSEEKKGGADMKGDEEAINDIIAKYGVVFQEPSGLPPCRQQDHAICIKEGCGPVSVRPYRYAHHQKDEIERMVKEMLTSGVIQISNSPYSSPVILVKKKDGSWRFCIDYRALNDITIADKYPIPVVEELFDELHGAMFFSKLDLKSGYHQIRVRATDVHKTAFRTHEGHYEFLVMPFGLKNAPATFQATMNEVFRPYLRKFVLVFFDDV, encoded by the coding sequence ATGGCCAGCACACGATCAGAAGCGAAGATAGATGGCATGGAAAAAACGTTGATGGGGATGCAAGACCACATGATGCAAGTGCAGGGTCGATTGGACAAAATCGACAGCGCGGTGGGAGGATTACTGGGACTGAGGGAGATGATGGAACAAATTATTAAGGCACAAGGGGGAGCAGCTGCTGCATGCAGTGAAGGTGGCGAGCAACATGGGATTGGGGGTGATATGTTGGGGAAGGATGAGAGTGTGCGTCAGGAAGGGAGACGAGAGGAGGGTGAAGAAGTGAAGTTGGCacttaaaaaaattgatttaccAGGGTTTGAGGGAGAGGACCCGTTGGGATGGTTGGGGAGGATGGAGCAGTACTTTGAGGTCCATGAAACACCAGCAGGGTGTAAGCTCAAATTGGCTTACATCTGTATGCAAGGGACCACGGTACATTGGTTTCGGTGGATGAAGGTGAGAATTCCGAACATGGGGTGGGATAGGTTTGCGGAGGAGCTGATCAAGCGTTATAGTGGATATGACGCCAACCCCTTCGAACTCATGGCGTCATTAAGCCAAGGCCAACAGTCAATAGACGCTTACATCGAGCGTTTTGAGGTGCTGGTCGCACAACTGGGGGACGTCCAGGAGGACCAATGCTTGGGCTATTTCCTGAGTGGACTGAGGGAGGAGATACGGCGGAAGATGATCGTCCACTCTCCCCGAACGGTAGATCGTGCGATGATGTTGGCTAGGGGACTGGAGGAGGAATTGTATGGGACGGCGGTAGACAGGGGAAGAAATAAAGTTGGATCGGGCCTGGGGCATACGCAAAAATCGGTAACTAACATGGGCTGGGCCAATCCATACCCAGTACATGATAGGGACCGTAACAAAAATCTTTCAGGGCCCAATGTTAACATGGGGTCTGCTGGTCAAGGGGAGCAACGAATGAGAAACCCAATTTCGCAGCAAGCCTACGGCAGTGGGCCTCGGGGCGTACCAGGAGGAAGTAGCGGGGGAGATCGCGGTGGGATGGCAGCGAGGGTACCACCATACCAAAAAAATCGAGATGGTAGGGTGGTATCTCACCAAGAATTTTTACACCGACGAGAGAAGGGGCTGTGCTTTAAGTGTGGGGAACCTTACCACCCAATGCACAGATGTGTCAACAAAAGCTTGAGAGTGACAATTCTAGCGGAGGAAGAAGGAGACGAGGGTGAATGGGGGCAAGCAGAGTCAGTAGAGCATAAGGATGAGGTGACACGAGAAGCAGGGGAAGAACGAGAGCCCGAAGTGGAATACAATACTCTAGAACTACCCTTGTATTCTGTAAATGGCATCAACCATCCACAAACATTGAAGATGAAGGCAAAGGTGGCAGAGCGAGAAGTGATAGCCATGGTGGACAGTGGAGCAAGTCACAATTTCATATCGAGAAAATTAATCACGGAATTGGGGCTTGAATGGGACAGGAGCGTGTTTTTTGGGGTATGTCTGGGGGATGGCTGTCGGGTGGCTTGCCAAGGGGTGTGCAGGGGATTAGAGGTGGATATGGGACAATGTCGAATTCAAATTGAAGGGTATTTGTTTGATTTAGGGGGAGTTGATCTTATTCTGGGGGTTGATTGGCTTCGCACATTAGGTGATGTCCTGATCAATTGGGGCAAAATGGAGATGCGGTTCAGCTGCAATGAGCAAACAGTAATCTTAAAGGGGGATCCATCCCTCAGCAGATCATTAATCTCATTAAAAGGCATCTCCAAAGTGAGTGAAGTAGAGTTTTGCGGAGCAATATTGGTCAAATGGAGTGAAGAAAAAAAAGGAGGGGCAGACATGAAGGGAGATGAGGAGGCCATCAATGACATCATTGCCAAATATGGGGTGGTATTCCAAGAACCCAGTGGATTACCCCCTTGTAGACAACAAGATCATGCCATATGTATTAAGGAGGGATGCGGACCAGTATCCGTCAGACCTTATCGATATGCCCATCATCAGAAGGATGAAATTGAGCGAATGGTGAAGGAGATGCTTACATCAGGGGTGATACAAATCAGTAACAGCCCCTACTCAAGCCCAGTAATACTAGTGAAAAAAAAAGACGGAAGCTGGCGGTTTTGCATAGACTATCGGGCCTTGAATGATATCACTATCGCTGACAAGTATCCAATTCCGGTGGTGGAGGAACTATTTGATGAGTTGCATGGAGCAATGTTCTTCTCAAAGCTGGACCTTAAATCTGGCTACCACCAGATTCGGGTGCGAGCCACGGACGTGCACAAAACCGCGTTCAGGACACATGAGGGCCACTACGAGTTTTTAGTCATGCCTTTTGGACTAAAAAACGCTCCGGCCACATTCCAAGCCACCATGAACGAGGTATTTCGCCCTTACTTGCGAAAATTCGTATTAGTTTTCTTTGACGATGTTTGA
- the LOC140818234 gene encoding COP9 signalosome complex subunit 8 — translation MAFTALSGALASKSYDQIADICDNLMLQVSSEGVAFKEDWPYAIHLLGHIYVNDINSARFLWKMIPLAVKDSQPEVSAVWKIGQRLWARDHVGVHEAIREFNWSPDTQSVVAAFSELYTKRMFELLLSGYSIISIQDTALFLGMNEDDATNYTLQHGWTLDATSRMLTVKKRVVAAEQKVDPSKLQQLTEYVFHLEH, via the exons ATGGCTTTCACGGCTCTGTCAGGTGCCTTGGCCTCCAAGTCCTATGACCAGATCGCGGATATATGCGACAACCTCATGCTCCAG GTTTCTTCCGAAGGCGTCGCGTTTAAGGAAGATTGGCCTTATGCCATTCATCTTCTGGGCCACATTTACGTCAATGACAT TAACAGTGCTAGATTTTTGTGGAAGATGATACCGTTGGCAGTGAAGGATAGCCAGCCAGAGGTTTCGGCTGTTTGGAAAATTGGGCAGAGGCTGTGGGCAAGGGATCATGTCGGTGTTCATGAGGCGATTCGGGAGTTTAATTGGAGTCCTGATACTCAGAGCGTTGTGGCAGCTTTCTCAG AACTTTACACCAAAAGGATGTTTGAATTGCTGCTTTCTGGTTACTCGATCATTAGCATCCAAGATACTGCTCTTTTCCTTGGAATGAATGAAGATGATGCTACTAACT ACACGCTGCAGCATGGCTGGACCCTGGATGCCACCTCGAGAATGCTCACAGTGAAGAAGCGGGTGGTTGCAGCAGAGCAGAAAGTGGATCCCAGTAAACTGCAGCAGTTGACGGAATATGTATTCCACCTGGAGCATTGA